In a single window of the Phycisphaerae bacterium genome:
- a CDS encoding amidohydrolase family protein has translation MSVRRRRAWLNGLALLVAVVAPAWADDPPAAVRVLAGAQWVNADGELAADALLVIGGEKILQVGGAAPPGVAVDSFPGAVLCPGLIDCQATLSALGDLCERQSAVQPRLNSRAAFDRCAWQLRRALAAGVTTFALVPDDQNLVGGHIAVCQTAGPGGRPRVLTDAGPLKLSLAPEVFKADREPTSRSGALGLLRSTLTAARAAPATDDSPLKAFAQGRLPGILTAPSGADVSAALEFINEYKLRLAVSHTLDARLVAEAAAGQLTAAIVGPLDALAGPRAGGAAGQFERHGVPVALAGGLPQTAPDSLRIGAAVAVREGLSAAAARRAITAVPAELLGVGDRIGVLQPGRQADVVVFSADPLDLRARVLAVYIGGQRVFDAGASQTGP, from the coding sequence ATGAGCGTACGCCGCAGGCGAGCCTGGCTGAACGGGTTGGCACTGCTCGTGGCGGTGGTGGCGCCGGCGTGGGCCGATGATCCGCCGGCCGCGGTGCGTGTTCTTGCGGGAGCCCAGTGGGTCAACGCGGACGGCGAACTCGCGGCTGATGCGCTGCTGGTCATCGGCGGCGAGAAGATCTTGCAGGTGGGGGGAGCTGCGCCGCCGGGCGTGGCGGTGGACAGTTTTCCGGGCGCCGTGCTGTGCCCGGGCTTGATCGACTGCCAGGCGACGCTGTCGGCGCTGGGGGATCTCTGCGAGCGCCAGTCCGCGGTGCAGCCGCGGCTGAACTCACGCGCCGCGTTCGATCGCTGCGCCTGGCAGTTGCGACGCGCGCTGGCGGCCGGGGTGACCACATTTGCCCTCGTTCCTGACGATCAGAACCTCGTGGGTGGTCACATCGCGGTGTGCCAGACGGCCGGCCCGGGTGGTCGGCCGCGGGTGCTGACGGACGCCGGCCCGTTGAAACTGTCGCTCGCGCCGGAGGTGTTCAAGGCCGACCGTGAACCGACCTCGCGCAGTGGTGCGCTTGGACTGCTGCGCAGCACGTTGACCGCGGCGCGGGCGGCGCCCGCGACGGATGACAGCCCGTTGAAGGCTTTTGCGCAAGGGCGTCTGCCGGGCATCCTGACGGCGCCGAGCGGGGCGGACGTCAGCGCCGCACTGGAGTTCATCAACGAGTACAAGTTGCGGCTGGCGGTGAGTCATACGCTGGACGCGCGCCTGGTCGCGGAAGCCGCGGCCGGCCAATTGACGGCGGCGATCGTCGGGCCGCTGGATGCGCTGGCGGGGCCGCGGGCCGGTGGGGCGGCGGGGCAGTTCGAACGGCATGGCGTGCCGGTCGCGTTGGCGGGTGGGCTGCCGCAGACCGCGCCGGATAGCCTGCGGATCGGGGCGGCCGTGGCGGTGCGCGAGGGCTTGTCGGCTGCCGCGGCGCGCCGGGCGATCACCGCAGTGCCGGCGGAGTTGCTGGGCGTGGGGGATAGGATCGGAGTGCTGCAGCCGGGACGGCAGGCGGACGTGGTCGTGTTCTCGGCCGATCCGCTGGATTTGCGTGCCCGGGTGCTGGCCGTCTACATCGGCGGTCAGCGGGTCTTCGACGCGGGAGCGTCGCAGACGGGGCCATGA
- a CDS encoding amidohydrolase family protein has translation MGRKRYWRMAMATAARGRWGALLVSLGLAVVAVAQPPAVPPEKVALTGGRIIPVVGSELAKGTILIEQGRIVAVGADVEIPYDARVVNVTGKVVFPGMIDVHTARGLDVANEPRPVTPQLDVGDALDPSQLFFEDCLRLGTTAVHVIPGNNTVIGGVGRVVRPIGLTIAEMTIAAGEFLKISLSPRSGYDRMMQLATLRETFLELDDYLARLAEKRYEDKLKEDDKKLDVGPVEARKRGRELIRAEDVDDQHRNILRLLGGQVRFGGESGATLYKPLGAYAYCGEAMDVGAAVRLAKENGFFERLVLVLGGECHKAVGELKRVARPVVLPPELTWRETDPLTGEIRETFVPKKLFDAGLLWALVPGPDDSYAERMLTYQAAQCVRHGIPRDEALKAITLNPARMLRLDSRLGSIEVGKDANLVVFSGDPLDFDSVVEQVFIEGIRAYDRGQDVRLKKLLAPGTGDSQEKPE, from the coding sequence ATGGGTCGCAAGCGATACTGGCGGATGGCGATGGCCACGGCGGCACGCGGGCGGTGGGGTGCGCTGCTGGTGAGCCTAGGCCTGGCAGTGGTCGCCGTCGCCCAGCCGCCGGCCGTGCCGCCGGAAAAAGTCGCGCTTACCGGCGGACGGATCATCCCCGTGGTGGGCAGTGAACTCGCCAAGGGTACGATCCTGATCGAGCAGGGCCGGATCGTGGCGGTCGGCGCTGACGTGGAGATTCCGTACGACGCGCGCGTAGTCAATGTGACCGGCAAGGTCGTGTTCCCGGGGATGATCGACGTGCACACGGCGCGCGGCCTGGACGTCGCCAACGAGCCGCGTCCGGTGACGCCGCAACTCGACGTGGGCGATGCTCTCGATCCGTCGCAACTCTTCTTCGAGGACTGCCTGCGCTTGGGCACGACGGCGGTGCACGTGATTCCGGGCAACAACACGGTCATCGGCGGGGTCGGCCGCGTGGTGCGTCCGATCGGCCTGACGATCGCCGAGATGACGATCGCCGCGGGCGAGTTCCTCAAGATTTCGCTGTCGCCGCGTAGTGGCTATGACCGCATGATGCAGCTCGCGACGCTGCGCGAGACGTTCCTGGAGCTGGACGACTATCTTGCCCGGCTGGCGGAGAAGCGCTACGAAGACAAGCTCAAGGAAGACGACAAGAAGCTCGACGTGGGGCCGGTCGAGGCCCGCAAGCGTGGCCGCGAGTTGATCCGCGCCGAGGACGTCGACGACCAGCATCGCAACATCCTGCGTCTGCTCGGCGGGCAGGTGCGTTTCGGCGGCGAAAGCGGGGCGACGTTGTACAAGCCGCTGGGGGCGTATGCGTACTGCGGCGAGGCGATGGACGTCGGCGCCGCCGTGCGCCTGGCGAAGGAAAACGGCTTCTTCGAGCGGCTGGTGCTCGTGCTGGGGGGCGAGTGCCACAAGGCCGTCGGCGAGCTGAAACGCGTCGCCCGCCCGGTCGTCCTGCCGCCGGAACTTACTTGGCGCGAAACGGATCCGCTGACCGGGGAAATTCGCGAGACTTTCGTGCCGAAGAAGCTCTTCGACGCCGGGCTGCTCTGGGCGCTTGTGCCGGGGCCGGATGACTCGTACGCCGAGCGCATGCTCACGTACCAGGCGGCGCAGTGTGTCCGCCACGGCATCCCGCGCGACGAGGCGCTGAAGGCGATCACGCTGAATCCCGCCCGCATGCTGCGGCTGGACAGCCGGCTGGGATCGATTGAGGTCGGCAAGGACGCCAACCTGGTGGTCTTCAGCGGCGATCCGCTGGACTTCGACAGCGTTGTCGAGCAGGTGTTCATCGAGGGCATTCGCGCCTATGACCGCGGGCAGGACGTCCGGCTGAAGAAGTTGCTCGCGCCAGGTACCGGCGATTCGCAGGAGAAGCCCGAGTGA
- a CDS encoding amidohydrolase family protein, translated as MRGAAVRLSDISRRGLMRAALLASCVVGAAYGADADGVIVLKAARIHTVAGETLENGAIVIEGGRITAVGPDVPIPEGARVMEHVDGVITPGLIDACCLIDSEIPQEARSWSYGAPPRSFWGALGEYARRQRDEPDPECDPIEDTARTLPDGLAAALPPQITWTEQSAEVTPHRRVLDSLNLFSNDFTRLARAGVTTVYVSADTANVIGNRGAIVKTAGPLAERVIRGVDAVKVTLGGDPTLRGTANLLPPSHGPAPSFLTRRPTTRMGVDWVFRKAFYDAQRVRAGLAIHGADMPPTEAVPVLLQVLDGEVPLRVQARMQHDIFSALRLAGEFKLKFTLEEATEAYRCLPQLKAAGVPVIFGPLYMTPTGFRAATDEVDRARLNTPAQLADAGIEFALTAQELRDEEGLVRQGMVAVRHGLTPELALRAMTATPASFMGLAGEVGVIAPRAAADVVVWSGEPFDAASRPVLVLVSGRVVYKD; from the coding sequence ATGAGAGGTGCGGCCGTGCGACTGAGCGACATCTCACGACGCGGGTTGATGCGGGCGGCGCTGCTGGCGTCCTGTGTTGTTGGGGCGGCCTACGGTGCGGATGCGGACGGGGTCATCGTGCTCAAGGCTGCGCGGATTCACACCGTGGCCGGCGAGACACTAGAAAACGGCGCGATCGTCATTGAGGGGGGGCGTATCACCGCAGTGGGGCCCGACGTGCCGATTCCGGAGGGCGCGCGGGTGATGGAGCACGTGGACGGCGTCATCACACCCGGCTTGATCGACGCGTGCTGCCTGATCGATTCGGAAATCCCGCAGGAAGCGCGGAGCTGGTCGTACGGGGCGCCGCCGCGGTCGTTCTGGGGAGCGCTCGGCGAGTACGCCCGCCGCCAGCGCGATGAGCCGGACCCCGAATGCGACCCGATCGAGGACACGGCGCGCACGTTGCCGGACGGGCTCGCGGCGGCCTTGCCGCCCCAGATCACCTGGACCGAGCAATCCGCGGAGGTCACGCCGCATCGGCGGGTGCTGGACTCCCTGAACCTGTTCTCGAATGACTTCACGCGGCTGGCGCGCGCTGGCGTGACGACCGTGTACGTATCGGCCGACACGGCGAATGTGATCGGCAACCGCGGCGCGATCGTGAAGACGGCGGGGCCGCTGGCAGAGCGTGTCATCCGCGGCGTGGATGCGGTGAAAGTCACGCTGGGCGGTGATCCGACGCTGCGTGGGACCGCCAACCTGCTGCCGCCGTCCCATGGCCCGGCGCCGAGCTTCCTAACCCGCCGACCGACCACGCGGATGGGCGTGGACTGGGTCTTCCGCAAGGCGTTTTACGATGCGCAGCGCGTGCGGGCCGGGCTCGCGATTCACGGGGCCGACATGCCGCCGACCGAGGCGGTGCCGGTGTTGCTGCAGGTGCTCGACGGCGAGGTGCCACTGCGCGTGCAGGCCCGCATGCAGCATGACATCTTCTCGGCGCTGCGGCTGGCGGGCGAGTTCAAGCTGAAATTCACGCTCGAAGAGGCGACGGAAGCCTATCGCTGCCTGCCGCAATTGAAGGCCGCGGGCGTGCCGGTCATCTTCGGGCCACTCTACATGACGCCGACCGGCTTCCGCGCCGCGACCGACGAGGTGGACCGCGCGCGGCTGAACACGCCCGCGCAACTGGCCGATGCGGGCATCGAGTTTGCGTTGACGGCGCAGGAGCTGCGGGACGAGGAAGGTCTCGTGCGGCAGGGGATGGTTGCCGTCCGGCACGGGCTGACGCCGGAGCTGGCGTTGCGGGCCATGACGGCGACGCCAGCGAGTTTCATGGGGCTGGCGGGCGAGGTAGGCGTGATTGCGCCGCGGGCGGCGGCCGATGTGGTGGTCTGGAGCGGCGAGCCGTTTGACGCCGCAAGCCGCCCGGTGCTGGTGCTGGTGAGCGGCCGCGTGGTGTACAAGGACTAG
- the tsaE gene encoding tRNA (adenosine(37)-N6)-threonylcarbamoyltransferase complex ATPase subunit type 1 TsaE: MRRAGATAAGTDHLGRRLVVGGEAGAAHSNSHPRLGAFPVTVAQEQLLTGPGRTLALGRRLGRLLRTGDFLALTGPLGAGKTQLIKGVAAGLGVPTEQPVVSPTFVLVREYVGRLKLYHIDAYRLTGAAELLALGVDEMLAEPGSVVAVEWADRVAEAVPACAAWIELEHAGRTQRRVRIRWAALAGRRPVA, translated from the coding sequence ATGCGCCGCGCTGGGGCTACTGCCGCTGGGACAGATCATCTCGGACGCCGGCTTGTGGTTGGAGGAGAGGCCGGGGCAGCGCACTCCAATTCCCATCCGCGGCTGGGAGCATTTCCGGTGACGGTCGCGCAGGAACAGCTTCTCACCGGCCCGGGCCGGACACTGGCGCTTGGCCGGCGGCTGGGCCGACTCCTGCGAACGGGCGACTTCCTGGCGCTGACCGGACCGCTGGGGGCGGGCAAGACGCAACTGATCAAAGGGGTGGCAGCGGGGCTGGGCGTGCCGACCGAGCAGCCCGTCGTGAGCCCGACGTTCGTGCTGGTGCGCGAGTACGTGGGGCGCCTAAAGCTATATCACATAGATGCTTATCGCCTGACGGGCGCCGCGGAGCTGCTGGCCCTGGGTGTCGATGAGATGCTGGCCGAGCCCGGCAGCGTCGTGGCCGTAGAATGGGCGGACCGGGTGGCTGAGGCGGTGCCGGCGTGTGCGGCGTGGATCGAGCTGGAGCACGCCGGACGAACGCAGCGGCGCGTGCGCATTCGCTGGGCGGCGTTGGCGGGTCGCCGGCCGGTGGCGTGA
- a CDS encoding amidohydrolase family protein → MTRPAHVWRRLAVGVTATALLCLCGSGDQLVVRPATQSAAAAPADKASFVLRAKAVYPATVEQPGPLPEGMVVVRSGRIVAVGRQLAVSPDLPLIELRDEVVCPGFVSAGGSLVRPHAGPQSVSAAFHAVDAFDTYDDYVGPLSRGTTTAYLSPGEHRLVSGLGAVVKLGGAPEERTVVPAADLAVTFGEFDPPLLYKPPFYASSDVPIEPARGQRPDSRLGQFIELEERIAAAEQGAGARAGEFDIHAHEFAAAWAAALPLRIQVRRAVDIEGALRLVERLARGGQRRSAYLVGLTEGDRLLDVLGDESVAAVLRSLPLVVRVERSFRAPGPNIGDDPGALEPRLATAERIAARLPGVIALAGAAGDDAEDLRMAAVLAVRGGLSAEQALAGITRVPAEILRVADRVGSLTPGTDADLLVLSGAPLDINSFVRRAYIGGRVVFEAPRPARREPPASQPAEPLVLRAGTIWVGDGTIIRDGSLLIENGRIQAVGQRVAHPPFARIIDAGADGFLAPGFIDALGHLGLEGDTTPATPDVPLHRTIATVGRMFARVARAGVTTVVQAPYRAAQNGARLAALKTYGRGRDELVARELSGLRLSLRGQDPLTGAEALRKVLQAGRKYDEDWKKYEAELAKWKESGGKPAEKPKEEAQKVEQGRADPITGRWEYALHGGPLPEAVTGTVTLKLTGNTIDGRLSDPTSGEEVRVSGTLSGTEVNLDVDIDTPAGRPTIRATLDREDHMVGRVTVAEITLDFEATRTDKSAVEFKIQLRSKRTKDGRPAPPKVDPNLEPYRALLAGRIPAVVDVETAPQIHAALQLFVDEFKVPLVLLGAEGAADVVAELVARKAGLGVIVPLQVVRTRAGRPYNQAADLARQGIRVALQSDSEDGARDLPLVGLFAVREGLGGDAALRALTIDAAQMYKLDDRVGSLEVGKDADVLIFDGHPFDAGSRLQRVIVGGREVPDEP, encoded by the coding sequence GTGACGCGACCGGCGCACGTCTGGCGACGGTTGGCGGTCGGCGTGACCGCGACGGCCCTGCTGTGCCTGTGCGGCAGCGGCGATCAGCTCGTCGTGCGGCCGGCGACGCAGAGCGCGGCCGCCGCGCCGGCGGACAAAGCGTCGTTCGTCCTGCGGGCGAAGGCGGTCTACCCAGCGACGGTGGAGCAACCCGGGCCGTTGCCCGAGGGCATGGTGGTAGTGCGCAGCGGCCGCATCGTGGCGGTGGGCCGCCAGCTCGCCGTTTCGCCGGATCTGCCGCTCATCGAACTACGTGACGAGGTGGTCTGTCCGGGGTTCGTGTCGGCCGGCGGATCGCTGGTGCGCCCGCACGCCGGGCCGCAATCCGTCAGCGCCGCGTTTCACGCCGTGGACGCGTTCGACACGTACGACGATTACGTTGGGCCGCTGTCGCGCGGGACGACCACGGCGTACCTGAGTCCGGGCGAGCATCGCCTCGTCAGCGGCCTGGGCGCCGTCGTGAAGCTCGGCGGGGCTCCGGAAGAACGGACGGTCGTGCCGGCGGCTGATCTCGCCGTCACGTTCGGCGAGTTTGATCCGCCGCTGCTGTACAAGCCGCCGTTCTATGCCTCCTCCGACGTGCCGATTGAGCCGGCCCGCGGGCAGCGTCCCGATTCGCGCCTGGGGCAGTTCATTGAGCTGGAAGAGCGTATCGCTGCGGCGGAGCAAGGGGCCGGTGCGCGCGCGGGCGAGTTCGACATTCACGCGCATGAGTTCGCGGCGGCGTGGGCGGCGGCGCTGCCGCTGCGCATCCAGGTTCGCCGGGCCGTGGACATCGAGGGGGCGCTGCGGCTGGTCGAGCGGCTCGCGCGCGGTGGGCAACGTCGCTCCGCGTATCTCGTCGGTCTGACCGAGGGCGACCGGCTGCTCGACGTGCTGGGCGACGAATCCGTAGCGGCGGTGCTGCGCAGCCTGCCGCTGGTGGTGCGCGTCGAGCGTAGCTTCCGCGCGCCGGGGCCGAACATCGGCGATGATCCGGGGGCGCTGGAGCCGCGCCTGGCGACCGCGGAGCGCATCGCGGCGCGACTGCCCGGCGTGATTGCCCTCGCCGGTGCCGCGGGGGATGACGCGGAAGATCTGCGCATGGCGGCGGTGCTTGCCGTTCGCGGCGGGCTGTCGGCGGAGCAGGCGCTCGCCGGGATCACGCGTGTGCCGGCCGAGATTCTCCGTGTGGCCGATCGCGTGGGCAGTCTTACGCCGGGCACTGACGCCGACTTGCTGGTGCTCAGTGGTGCGCCGCTGGACATCAACAGCTTCGTACGTCGGGCCTACATCGGCGGGCGCGTCGTCTTTGAAGCGCCGCGCCCCGCGCGTCGCGAGCCGCCGGCGTCGCAACCGGCCGAGCCGCTCGTGTTGCGCGCGGGCACGATCTGGGTGGGCGATGGCACGATCATCCGCGACGGATCGCTGCTCATCGAGAACGGCCGCATCCAGGCCGTTGGGCAGCGTGTCGCGCATCCGCCGTTCGCGAGAATCATCGACGCCGGCGCGGACGGGTTCCTGGCGCCGGGCTTCATTGATGCGCTGGGGCATCTGGGATTGGAGGGCGACACCACGCCGGCGACGCCCGACGTGCCATTGCATCGCACCATCGCGACGGTCGGGCGGATGTTCGCGCGTGTGGCACGGGCGGGCGTGACGACGGTGGTGCAAGCGCCGTATCGCGCCGCGCAGAACGGGGCGCGGCTCGCTGCGCTCAAGACCTACGGCCGCGGGCGCGACGAGCTGGTGGCGCGCGAGCTCAGCGGCCTGCGCCTGTCGCTGCGCGGCCAGGATCCGCTGACCGGTGCAGAGGCGCTGCGCAAGGTCCTGCAAGCCGGCCGCAAGTACGACGAGGACTGGAAGAAATACGAAGCCGAGCTGGCCAAGTGGAAGGAGAGCGGCGGCAAGCCGGCCGAAAAGCCGAAAGAGGAGGCGCAGAAGGTCGAGCAGGGCAGGGCCGATCCAATCACCGGCCGCTGGGAGTACGCGCTGCATGGTGGCCCGCTGCCGGAAGCGGTGACCGGCACGGTCACGCTGAAGCTCACCGGCAACACGATTGACGGGCGTCTGTCCGACCCGACCAGCGGCGAAGAAGTCCGCGTGTCGGGCACGTTGAGCGGCACCGAGGTGAACCTCGACGTTGATATCGACACGCCCGCCGGGCGCCCAACCATTCGTGCCACGCTGGATCGCGAAGACCACATGGTCGGCCGCGTGACGGTTGCCGAGATCACGCTGGATTTCGAGGCCACCCGCACCGACAAGAGCGCTGTCGAGTTCAAGATCCAGCTCAGGAGCAAGCGCACCAAGGATGGCCGTCCGGCACCGCCGAAGGTCGATCCAAACCTCGAACCGTACCGCGCGCTGCTGGCCGGGCGCATCCCGGCAGTGGTGGATGTCGAGACGGCGCCGCAGATTCACGCCGCATTGCAGCTGTTCGTCGACGAATTCAAGGTGCCGCTCGTGCTGCTGGGTGCCGAGGGTGCCGCCGACGTCGTCGCTGAGCTTGTCGCCCGCAAGGCGGGGCTTGGCGTGATCGTGCCGCTGCAGGTGGTGCGCACGCGGGCAGGCCGGCCGTACAACCAGGCGGCGGACCTCGCGCGGCAGGGCATTCGCGTGGCGTTACAGAGCGACAGCGAGGACGGTGCCCGTGACCTGCCGCTCGTCGGCCTGTTCGCTGTCCGCGAGGGTCTCGGTGGCGACGCCGCCCTGCGGGCGCTGACGATCGATGCCGCGCAGATGTACAAGCTCGACGACCGCGTTGGCTCGCTGGAAGTGGGCAAAGACGCGGATGTGCTGATCTTCGACGGTCATCCGTTCGACGCCGGCAGCCGGTTGCAGCGGGTGATCGTGGGGGGACGTGAGGTGCCGGATGAACCGTAA
- a CDS encoding amidohydrolase family protein, which yields MNRKPAWTSGVVRMLLLTWLAAATGLAAEQTELTSAGLAFRVAKVVALDDTDRVINDAVVLVKGNQIEALGPADEVEVPAGYRVLDFPDYWLLPGIVEAHDHSAAGSWGDLNDMVYQTNPGLDSRSVPRPDNPWIKRARTGGVTTVMMIPGSGTNLSGFGTIVNTGGKTPDEIFMVSPGSLKIAQAGNPEWYFGGNGRMFMNWNLRQTLEKARAYAAAWDAYERGERSVAPELDPIWDGFRAVFRREICVVMHTQMYQVLMTTMDMIAGHFGLWTVLDHCTFDAWKLGPIVRETDAWTINGPRQYYFDATARRCIGNASGWWKNGVRRLGINTDAPVVPQEELTYQAAMACWYGWLPYPALRGITNITAKSIGVYDRVGSVETGKQADLSLWTGDPLDPRSACLMTVIGGRIVYDGTQGLRRF from the coding sequence ATGAACCGTAAGCCTGCCTGGACCTCCGGCGTGGTCCGCATGCTGCTGCTGACGTGGCTGGCGGCCGCGACTGGGCTGGCCGCTGAACAGACGGAGTTGACGTCCGCCGGTCTGGCGTTCCGTGTCGCGAAAGTCGTCGCGCTGGACGACACCGATCGGGTCATCAATGACGCGGTGGTGCTCGTGAAGGGCAATCAGATCGAGGCGCTGGGCCCGGCCGATGAGGTCGAGGTGCCGGCCGGCTATCGCGTGCTGGATTTCCCCGACTATTGGCTGCTGCCGGGCATCGTCGAGGCCCACGATCACAGCGCGGCCGGCAGTTGGGGCGACCTCAACGACATGGTCTATCAGACGAATCCCGGCCTCGACAGCCGCTCCGTCCCGCGGCCCGACAACCCCTGGATCAAACGCGCCCGCACCGGTGGCGTGACGACCGTGATGATGATCCCGGGCAGCGGCACGAACCTCTCCGGTTTCGGTACCATCGTGAACACCGGCGGCAAGACGCCGGACGAAATCTTCATGGTCTCGCCCGGATCGCTGAAGATCGCGCAGGCTGGCAATCCGGAATGGTACTTCGGCGGCAACGGCCGGATGTTCATGAACTGGAACCTGCGGCAGACGCTGGAGAAAGCCCGGGCGTATGCTGCGGCATGGGATGCGTACGAGCGCGGCGAGCGGAGCGTGGCGCCCGAACTGGACCCGATCTGGGACGGCTTCCGCGCCGTGTTTCGCCGCGAGATCTGCGTCGTCATGCACACGCAGATGTACCAGGTGCTGATGACCACGATGGACATGATCGCCGGGCATTTCGGGCTCTGGACGGTGCTGGATCACTGCACGTTCGATGCCTGGAAGCTGGGGCCGATCGTCCGCGAGACGGATGCGTGGACCATCAACGGCCCGCGCCAGTACTACTTCGACGCCACGGCCCGGCGCTGTATCGGCAACGCCAGCGGGTGGTGGAAGAACGGCGTGCGCCGGCTCGGCATTAATACCGACGCGCCGGTCGTGCCGCAGGAGGAACTGACGTACCAGGCGGCGATGGCCTGCTGGTACGGCTGGCTGCCCTACCCGGCCCTCCGCGGCATCACGAACATTACCGCGAAGTCCATCGGCGTATACGACCGCGTGGGTAGCGTGGAGACCGGCAAGCAGGCCGACCTCAGTCTCTGGACCGGCGACCCGCTCGACCCGCGCTCCGCGTGCCTGATGACCGTGATCGGCGGCCGGATCGTGTACGACGGCACCCAGGGACTGCGGCGGTTCTAG
- a CDS encoding amidohydrolase family protein yields MSVAQGRAIALQDATLFIGTGQVIEHGTVMFQDGEILAVGAEVKPSFLARKISVPGKYITPGLIDAGTTLALRVAPGANVATARALDAFDPYAADEMRAAWRDGVTAVYLPASTGAGIGGLAAIVRLGRPTESDDFVLAGEAELCATVGGANQPGPLVRVKLVEELRRRFQAAKDYRDAWDDYRDSLKEYEEKLAERAKKDAAAGKPDSGHGPAAKKGAHEQKPDEPSADKKEPAKDELKKPTEPAKDRSAELLLRVLDGELRLRVEAHDPADILNVLDLAEEFGVALVLEGATGAHLVAERLAHRDVPVVLTAPPAPLAYTGGPERFARADAAALLNGAGVRVYFGSGAVPLPDGAPRLTLRVAQATRAGFVDDAGLVALTGGAARLLGVEKKIGRLATGLQADLVVWSAHPLSPGARVERVYVGGREVYRAEGGAEGQDE; encoded by the coding sequence GTGTCGGTCGCTCAGGGCCGGGCCATCGCGCTTCAGGATGCGACGCTGTTCATCGGCACGGGCCAGGTCATTGAGCACGGCACGGTGATGTTCCAGGATGGCGAGATTCTCGCCGTGGGTGCCGAGGTCAAGCCGTCGTTCCTGGCCCGCAAGATATCGGTCCCCGGAAAGTACATCACACCCGGGCTGATCGACGCCGGCACGACGCTCGCGCTGCGCGTCGCCCCCGGCGCCAACGTGGCGACGGCGCGAGCACTCGACGCCTTCGATCCCTATGCGGCGGACGAAATGCGGGCGGCGTGGCGGGACGGCGTGACGGCGGTGTACCTGCCGGCCAGCACGGGCGCGGGCATCGGTGGGCTGGCGGCGATTGTGCGGCTGGGGCGCCCCACGGAGTCTGACGACTTCGTACTCGCTGGCGAAGCCGAATTGTGTGCGACCGTCGGCGGCGCGAACCAGCCCGGGCCGCTGGTCCGCGTGAAACTGGTGGAGGAGCTGCGGCGCCGATTCCAGGCGGCCAAGGACTACCGCGACGCCTGGGATGACTACCGGGACAGTCTGAAAGAATACGAAGAGAAGCTCGCCGAGCGCGCGAAGAAAGACGCGGCTGCCGGCAAGCCGGACAGCGGCCACGGTCCGGCGGCGAAGAAAGGCGCTCACGAACAGAAGCCCGATGAGCCGAGCGCAGACAAGAAGGAGCCGGCGAAGGACGAACTCAAGAAACCGACCGAGCCGGCCAAGGACCGGAGCGCGGAGTTGCTGCTGCGCGTGCTGGACGGCGAGCTGCGCCTGCGCGTCGAAGCCCATGACCCGGCGGACATTCTCAACGTGCTCGATCTCGCGGAGGAGTTTGGCGTCGCGCTCGTGCTCGAAGGCGCGACGGGGGCCCATCTGGTGGCCGAGCGACTCGCACATCGCGACGTGCCGGTCGTGCTGACAGCGCCACCCGCGCCGCTCGCTTACACCGGTGGTCCCGAACGGTTCGCCCGCGCCGATGCGGCGGCGCTGCTGAACGGCGCCGGCGTCCGCGTGTACTTCGGCTCGGGGGCCGTGCCGCTGCCCGATGGCGCGCCGCGGTTGACGTTGCGCGTAGCGCAGGCGACACGCGCGGGTTTCGTCGATGACGCGGGCCTGGTTGCGCTGACCGGGGGCGCTGCGCGTCTGCTCGGCGTGGAGAAGAAAATTGGACGTCTGGCGACGGGGCTCCAAGCGGATCTCGTGGTCTGGAGCGCGCACCCGCTGTCGCCGGGGGCGCGCGTCGAGCGCGTCTATGTCGGTGGCCGCGAGGTGTACCGTGCCGAGGGCGGGGCGGAGGGGCAGGACGAATGA